A stretch of Pseudomonas sp. LRP2-20 DNA encodes these proteins:
- a CDS encoding cobalamin-binding protein, with translation MRVLLCLLALLAVTAKAGEPLRVVSLAPSMSEIMLELHADDLLVGVLDGGERPQALQRLPSVGRQGQLDMETLLSLKPDLLLLWPGSVAPAQRDQLRRLGIATYSAEPHDLKQLLDQIEAIAVRVGRGEQGRPYVQALRERLQQLRQQYRREHPVRVFYQVWDRPLYTLGGQQVVSDALAVCGARNVFADLSQPAPQVNVESVLMRDPQVILAADEAQLTSWKAWPRLSAVAGDGLLVVPDKGLERPSGQMIEATARLCVLLAARVPASR, from the coding sequence ATGCGCGTTCTGCTCTGCCTGCTGGCGCTGCTGGCCGTTACTGCAAAGGCCGGCGAGCCTTTGCGCGTGGTCAGCCTGGCGCCGTCGATGAGCGAAATCATGCTCGAACTGCACGCCGATGACCTGCTGGTGGGTGTGCTCGATGGCGGCGAGCGACCGCAAGCGCTGCAAAGGCTGCCCTCGGTCGGGCGCCAGGGCCAGCTGGACATGGAAACCCTGCTCAGCCTCAAGCCCGACCTGCTGCTGCTCTGGCCCGGCAGCGTGGCACCGGCACAGCGCGACCAGCTCAGGCGCCTGGGCATTGCCACTTACAGCGCCGAGCCCCACGACCTGAAGCAATTGCTCGACCAGATCGAGGCCATCGCCGTGCGTGTCGGCCGGGGCGAGCAAGGCCGGCCCTATGTGCAGGCCCTGCGCGAGCGGCTGCAGCAGCTGCGCCAGCAATACAGGCGCGAGCATCCGGTGCGGGTGTTCTATCAGGTGTGGGACCGGCCGCTGTACACCTTGGGCGGGCAGCAGGTGGTCAGCGATGCCCTGGCAGTGTGCGGGGCGCGCAATGTCTTTGCCGATCTGAGTCAGCCAGCGCCGCAGGTGAATGTCGAGTCGGTGCTGATGCGCGACCCGCAGGTGATCCTGGCGGCCGATGAGGCGCAGCTGACGAGCTGGAAGGCCTGGCCACGGCTGAGCGCGGTGGCCGGGGACGGCTTGCTGGTGGTGCCGGACAAGGGGCTGGAGCGGCCCAGCGGGCAGATGATCGAAGCCACCGCCCGCCTGTGCGTGCTGCTGGCGGCTAGAGTGCCGGCGTCCAGGTGA